The following proteins come from a genomic window of Anabas testudineus chromosome 3, fAnaTes1.2, whole genome shotgun sequence:
- the LOC113174597 gene encoding polycystic kidney disease protein 1-like 2: MVSHVLTCMVLVFSWTCYAEDAETLPCPEYQEGFDGSCYEFVALQRSFLSAEGWCERGGGHLAFILNDETQQFLQKHLEPEKDWWLGLAPAAPNLTLDNVEGSLAWLDGSDVSYNNWVNLPEALAACGYVLGHSGFQWEATANCSQELNFICQFDSGTSIACGGQNATLQCGSGQVIEIEDSFYGRKTIHYCQSKLTASPTSSQEECSWIDVVDSVTAHCHGLQACQAPVDPSSFGEPCPALGSYLSVEYRCKHGLQLLMSTLVAVFDNVTITVKWLLHPFKGNLTCTLNAGDGHSIDPYSPEEMESTMMHKFSRPGVFVVEVECTTSDWHVTAQKAITVQEPVREFNVIECYGRNGSTGGTKCSLLYGTSVQFQVTVDAGTNVSYTIQHKDHLVANSSVDTGITPHNITLSESVVEKLGHGCHNLTLTASNMVTEHAVSTDVELCLLEAVEGLQASLVSVEDDCPDSTDLTIGILLERGAPVQLLFNINGAMDALSETREMLNGSLQEYTFSSPLEGLLKVSVRATNAVSASDVDVDLENILETCRNYSDFSPDGHKTGNMSVSNSTDLKIIQTPDTLIEYNQNVRLTASGTKSLSGKGLILQWKCKGNCKCRNKTKDETLVIGVDCLPNPFEFFEYTLSVRKITWFRKSLELASASKCVTVAPKEFTNITISCDNCASLNASSPVKLRLSCVTPCPDVVWYIEDPRPLIGDLETCYSRAGRRPPIEKQDGSTEYVVLSQYLNISRIMLQNISVIAYGKKEPGFAKYTLPIPDPEPTPADLHPISCSISPPSGTVLDAFDITCKPSPFCAAGCYYCFKTDTGKYLRCSNTNEVKSVFLPLGDENNNYRLSVVVTVNGEKAKATTTVTTQVQKSNSSRSVVNLHSVVNKTMTQLKQQGLLSGEALGQIFTSVSDMLNAEAGQDQKDARTKLREQMLTEMTTVLLDSPTNTTEEVQVTARAVAGLTQRPDELSISAQEDAVSLLVDLSSSLNTISVNNDSGDDEEVVQAATPIVEAASNILNVSFNKKVSDFLLTGMNNVQSALLNNKQLNGEPAIIDTDQISVYVNRVSSETMQMQDINVQKNSSSRFLFPTLPRDIVSPAEPVDVRMMSFEKNPYSWKEENITGTVGSVSLTRVNGTIIPVENLPDEIEILLPRLDVGQKNSTVLDLANFSTLIIDVPSPVVTLVLKMEPSEDISFMLFLGSEDYPNDEKYVAKTQLPLENSKEEEKYTWVLTPKDRNGDAGVHYLVIKPIVEPGIKSINATVTVTSIAAQCKYWNETAASWSEHGCRVGPLTTPSVTQCLCNHLTFFGSSFFVMPNLVDVSRTAELFATFANNPVVVCFVGAIFAAYLLVVVWACRKDIQDSAKVKITLLEDNHPLAEYRYILNVYTGHRHGASTSSQVTITLMGTEGESEPHHLTDAEKPVFERGGTDMFLLTTHFSLGDLQSIRLWHDNSGDHPAWYINKVMVQDLESGQKWHFLCNSWLAVDVGECTLDKVFPVATETDLKRFSNLFFMKTAKDFRDGHIWFSVISRPPSSTFTRVQRVSCCLSLLLCTMLTSIMFWGIPTDPSEQTMDLGHIEFTWQQVMIGIQSSIIMFPINLLIVSIFRNTRPREKTTKTDATKQGKTVRVAPSQASSPQKELKDITPDTVIKDIKRIAQSLLKAMKSPLPHLELEPGQQVDINALLSLVEKIIRQQNQVAGDFYTDSIKRDRSMILSLGAVNLQEDCASGSPEKCPDENKKKSNNSRYLYRQLRHVEKELSLLGPFGFPNPDSYNLAMQQVEGMRALLEYHLPLCSLDGDHFSSCPSPEENMNGGTNKKCCQGGLPWWFVFVGWILVIATSGVSGYFTMMYGLTYGKDRSISWLISMVVSFFESLFITQPLKVLGFAAFFALVLKKVDQEEYGEPQIDENLRSPDNPDVVWRGRRDSTCSFYQPPPPSDIERMRHNMIKEQKVFALVREILAYMGFMWMLLLVAYGQRDPNAYFLTQHIQQSFSKGISDSMSIQDVFSWANTTLLNNLFGAHPGFITDGNSKLVGSARLRQVRVKKNSCHIAPSMQQSVHDCHAPYSWELEDMGSYSPGWNHSVDGNASLNLHSPWAYQSQGVLRTYPIWGSVKLYRGGGFVMDLGPDLLNSRRSLQYLYDNTWFDMYTQAIFVEFTVYNANVNLFCIVTLMMETTAIGAFQFRSELQSVRLYQSTGGLIIFVMASEVIYFLFIIYYMFVQGKLMKQQKWTYFKSKWNLLELAIIILSWSALSVFIKRTLLGKRDVDFYQNNKDRFASFHETAKADSVLGYLIAFLVLLATVKLWHLLRLNPKLHMITATLQRAWTDISGFLVVMTIMFLAYSISSNLMYGWKLHSYRTLLDATQTMVSLQLGIFNYEEVLNYNPVLGAFLIGSCIVFMTFVVLNLFISVILVAFSQEQIHHEPSEEEEIVDLMLMKLCSLFGLKCKKQESDSQTVRPFVSSASNNGLSTTS, encoded by the exons ATGGTTTCCCATGTACTGACTTGTATGGTTCTTGTCTTCAGCTGGACTTGTTATGCTGAGGATGCAGAGACTCTGCCATGCCCAGAATATCAGGAGGGTTTTGATGGCTCCTGTTACGAGTTTGTAGCACTGCAGCGATCCTTCCTTAGTGCTGAGGGATGGTGTGAGCGAGGTGGTGGACACCTAGCCTTCATCCTGaatgatgaaacacagcagtTCCTTCAGAAGCACTTGGAGCCGGAGAAAGACTGGTGGCTCGGACTCGCACCTGCAGCTCCAAACCTCACTCTTGACAATGTTGAAG GTTCTCTGGCTTGGTTAGATGGCTCAGATGTCAGCTATAATAACTGGGTGAACTTACCAGAGGCACTGGCAGCCTGTGGATACGTCCTGGGACATTCAGGCTTCCAGTGGGAAGCTACAGCAAACTGTAGCCAGGAACTCAACTTCATCTGCCAGTTTG aTTCTGGGACATCTATTGCATGTGGTGGACAAAATGCCACATTACAATGTGGCTCTGGTCAAGTTATCGAGATTGAAGACAGCTTTTATGGTCGAAAGACAATTCACTACTGCCAATCCAAACTTACAGCCTCACCGACATCCTCTCAGGAGGAGTGCAGCTGGATCGATGTTGTAGATTCTGTTACAG CCCATTGCCATGGACTGCAGGCTTGCCAGGCTCCCGTAGATCCGAGCTCTTTTGGTGAACCATGTCCTGCACTGGGAAGTTACCTGTCTGTAGAGTATCGCTGCAAACATG GACTCCAGTTATTGATGAGTACACTGGTGGCTGTTTTTGATAATGTCACCATCACCGTGAAATGGCTCCTTCACCCATTTAAGGGAAACTTGACGTGCACACTGAATGCTGGAGATGGCCACAGTATTGATCCTTACAGCCCAGAGGA GATGGAGAGCACAATGATGCACAAATTCAGCCGCCCTGGTGTTTTTGTGGTTGAGGTGGAGTGCACCACCAGTGACTGGCATGTTACAGCACAGAAAGCAATAACGGTTCAGGAGCCTGTTAGAGAATTTAATGTTATTGAGTGTTATGGAAGGAATGGATCCACAGGTGGCACTAAATGCAGTCTGCTGTATGGCACATCTGTTCAATTTCAGGTTACGGTAGATGCAG GTACAAATGTTTCCTACACAATTCAGCACAAAGACCATTTGGTTGCAAACTCATCAGTGGACACAGGGATCACAccccacaacatcacactgagTGAAAGTGTGGTGGAGAAGCTGGGACACGGTTGCCACAACCTGACTCTAACTGCATCGAACATGGTCACAGAGCACGCAGTGTCCACTGATGTGGAGCTGTGTCTGCTGGAGGCTGTCGAGGGCCTGCAGGCCTCACTTGTATCAGTGGAGGATGACTGTCCAGACTCCACTGATCTCACCATTGGCATTTTGTTGGAAAGAGGAGCTCCTGTGCAGCTTCTTTTTAATATCAATGGAGCCATGGATGCTCTATCTGAGACCAGAGAGATGCTCAATGGTAGCTTGCAAGAATATACATTCTCCAGTCCGCTGGAAG GGTTGTTAAAAGTGAGCGTACGAGCCACTAATGCCGTTTCAGCCTCTGATGTGGACGTGGATCTGGAGAACATACTTGAAACTTGCAGGAATTACTCTGATTTTTCACCAGATGGACACAAA ACAGGTAATATGAGTGTCAGCAACTCTACTGACTTGAAAATAATCCAAACTCCTGACACTTTGATTGAGTACAATCAGAATGTCAGACTGACGGCATCTGGAACCAAATCGCTGTCCGGCAAAGGACTTATACTTCAATGGAAATGTA AAGGAAACTgcaaatgcagaaataaaacaaaggatgaAACTCTTGTTATCGGTGTCGATTGCCTTCCAAATCCCTTTGAATTTTTTGAATACACCTTATCTGTGAGGAAGATaacctggtttagaaaatcgCTTGAACTTGCTTCAGCTTCCAAGTGCGTCACTGTTGCTCCAAAAGAATTCACAAACATCACCATCAG TTGTGATAATTGTGCTTCGCTCAATGCGAGCAGCCCTGTAAAACTGAGACTGAGCTGTGTGACACCTTGCCCAGATGTAGTTTGGTACATCGAGGACCCCAGACCCTTGATA GGTGACCTTGAAACATGTTACTCCAGAGCAGGAAGGAGGCCACCTATTGAGAAACAGGACGGCAGCACTGAATACGTCGTACTCAGTCAATATCTAAACATTTCAAGGATCATGCTGCAGAACATCAGTGTGATTGCTTATG gcaAGAAGGAGCCAGGTTTTGCCAAGTATACTCTTCCAATACCAGATCCTGAGCCAACTCCAGCAGACCTCCACCCCATCTCATGCAGCATCTCTCCACCATCAGGAACAGTTCTTGATGCATTTGACATTACCTGCAAACCAAGCCCTTTCTGTGCTGCTGGCTGTTATTATTGCTTCAAAACTGATACAG GCAAATATCTACGCTGCAGTAACACAAATGAGGTGAAATCTGTGTTCCTGCCTCTTGGAGATGAGAACAATAATTACAGATTGTCTGTTGTGGTGACTGTAAATGGTGAAAAAGCCAAAGCCACTACAACTGTTACCACTCAG GTGCAGAAAAGCAACTCCAGCAGGTCTGTAGTGAATCTCCATTCAGTAGTGAATAAAACCATGACTCAGCTGAAGCAGCAGGGTCTGCTCTCTGGTGAGGCACTCGGACAAATATTTACTTCGGTTTCTGACATGCTGAATGCAGAGGCCGGCCAAGATCAGAAAGATGCAAGGACGAAG CTCAGGGAGCAAATGCTGACCGAAATGACCACAGTGCTGCTGGACTCCCCCACGAACACAACTGAGGAAGTGCAAGTGACGGCGAGAGCTGTGGCTGGACTCACTCAGCGCCCAGATGAGCTCAGTATCTCTGCTCAA GAAGACGCAGTTTCCCTGTTGGTAGATCTCAGCTCCTCCCTCAACACTATCAGTGTTAACAATGACAGTGGAGATGATGAGGAAGTTGTGCAAGCAGCTACACCAATAGTTGAAGCAGCCAGTAATATTTTGAATGTTTCATTCAAT aaAAAAGTCTCAGATTTTCTTCTGACTGGGATGAACAATGTTCAAAGTGCTTTGCTGAATAACAAACAGCTAAACGGAGAGCCTGCCATCATTGACACCGATCAGATCAGTGTGTATGTCAACAG AGTCTCTTCAGAAACTATGCAGATGCAGGATATAAATGTCCAGAAAAACAGCTCCTCCAGGTTTTTGTTCCCCACACTTCCCAGAGATATTGTTTCTCCAGCAGAGCCAGTGGACGTGAGA ATGATGAGTTTTGAGAAAAATCCGTATTcctggaaagaggaaaacatcaCAGGAACAGTAGGATCTGTCTCGCTCACCAGAGTGAATGGTACAATCATTCCTGTTGAGAACCTGCCTGACGAGATAGAG aTTCTTTTACCAAGACTAGATGTTGGGCAGAAGAACAGCACAGTCCTGGACCTTGCCAATTTCAGCACATTAATAATTGACGTTCCCTCACCGGTTGTAACACTGGTGCTGAAAATGGAGCCATCTGAAGACATTTCCTTCATGCTGTTTCTGGGAAGTGAAGATTATCCAAATGATGAGAAATATGTAGCCAAGACTCAGCTTCCTCTAGAGAATTCCAAAGAAG aagaaaaatataCCTGGGTTCTGACTCCCAAAGACAGAAATGGAGATGCTGGAGTGCACTACCTTGTTATCAAGCCCATTGTAGAGCCAGGCATCAAATCTATCAACgccactgtcactgtcacttcCATTGCTGCACAGTGCAAATACTGGAATGAAACTGCAGCTTCTTGGAGTGAACATGGCTGCAGG gTGGGTCCGCTCACCACGCCTTCGGTCACTCAGTGTCTCTGTAACCACTTAACGTTCTTTGGCAGTTCTTTCTTTGTCATGCCAAATTTGGTGGATGTGTCTCGTACTGCAGAGCTTTTTGCAACATTTGCAAACAACCCTGTGGTGGTGTGTTTTGTCGGGGCAATTTTTGCTGCTTATCTCTTGGTGGTTGTATGGGCATGTAGGAAAGATATCCAGGACTCAGCCAAG GTCAAGATCACATTACTTGAGGATAACCACCCCTTGGCTGAGTACCGTTACATACTGAATGTCTATACCGGGCATCGACATGGAGCATCCACCTCCTCTCAG GTGACAATAACTCTGATGGGtacagagggagaaagtgaaCCTCACCACCTGACAGATGCAGAGAAGCCGGTGTTTGAGAGGGGAGGGACAGACATGTTCCTGCTCACCACACATTTTTCTCTTGGAGATCTGCAGAGCATCAGACTGTGGCATGATAACTCAGGAGATCACCCTGCCTG GTACATCAACAAAGTGATGGTGCAGGATCTGGAGAGTGGTCAGAAATGGCACTTCCTGTGTAACTCCTGGCTGGCTGTAGATGTGGGAGAGTGCACCCTCGATAAGGTTTTCCCAGTAGCTACAGAAACAGATTTGAAGAGGTTTAG TAACCTCTTCTTCATGAAGACAGCCAAGGATTTCCGTGATGGCCACATCTGGTTCTCAGTTATCAGTCGGCCTCCCTCCAGCACTTTCACACGTGTGCAGCGAGtttcctgctgtttgtctcttctGCTGTGCACCATGCTGACTAGCATCATGTTTTGGGGCATCCCAACAGACCCCTCTGAGCAGACAATGGACCTTG GTCACATTGAGTTCACCTGGCAACAGGTTATGATCGGCATTCAAAGTTCAATCATCATGTTTCCCATCAATCTCCTCATTGTGAGTATCTTCAGAAACACTCGTCCTCGAGAGAAAACCACCAAAACAGATGCTACAAAACAGGGGAAGACTGTTCGAGTTGCTCCCTCACAGGCGTCTTCCCCTCAGAAAGAGCTGAAGGACATCACACCAGACACTGTGATCAAG GACATAAAGAGAATTGCTCAGTCCCTCTTAAAGGCCATGAAGAGTCCTCTGCCACACCTGGAGCTTGAGCCTGGTCAGCAGGTGGACATCAACGCTCTGCTGTCTCTGGTGGAGAAAATCATTAGACAGCAAAACCAGGTGGCTGGAGACTTCTACACTGACTCCATAAAAAGGGACCGTTCTATGATTCTCAGTTTAGGTGCAGTCAATCTACAAG AAGACTGTGCGTCAGGGAGCCCTGAGAAGTGCCCAGATGAGAATAAGAAGAAGAGCAACAACAGTCGATACCTGTACAGGCAGCTGCGTCACGTCGAGAAGGAACTGAGTCTACTGGGACCCTTTGGTTTCCCAAACCCAGACAGCTACAACCTAGCCATGCAGCAAGTTGAAGGAATGAGGGCTCTTCTGGAGTACCACCTCCCGTTGTGCAGCCTGGATGGAGACCATTTCAGCTCCTGCCCCAGTCCAGAAGAGAACATGAATGGGGGCACTAACAAAAAATGCTGTCAAGGAGGGCTACCATGGTGGTTTGTCTTTGTCGGCTGGATACTGGTGATTGCAACCAGTGGTGTGTCTGGATACTTCACCATGATGTACGGACTGACGTATGGGAAAGACCGCTCGATAAGTTGGCTTATCTCCATGGTGGTCTCCTTTTTTGAGAGTCTCTTTATTACACAACCTTTAAAG GTTCTTGGTTTTGCTGCTTTCTTTGCACTTGTTCTGAAGAAAGTTGACCAGGAGGAGTATGGAGAGCCACAGATAGACGAAAATCTCAGAAGCCCTG ATAATCCTGATGTGgtgtggagaggaagaagagataGCACGTGTAGTTTCTACCAGCCACCACCTCCCTCGGACATCGAGAGAATGAGGCACAACATGATTAAAGAGCAGAAGGTCTTTGCCCTCGTAAGGGAGATTCTGG CCTACATGGGATTTATGTGGATGTTGCTTCTGGTGGCCTATGGTCAAAGGGACCCCAACGCCTACTTTCTGACCCAACACATTCAACAAAGCTTCAGCAAAGGCATTTCAGATAGTATGAGTATTCAGGACGTGTTCAGCTGGGCAAACACAACTTTGCTGAACAACCTGTTTGGAGCACACCCAG GCTTTATCACAGATGGGAACTCAAAGTTGGTGGGTAGTGCTCGTCTCCGTCAGGTGAGGGTGAAGAAGAACTCCTGTCACATTGCTCCATCAATGCAGCAGTCTGTGCATGACTGTCACGCTCCGTATTCATGGGAGCTAGAGGACATGGGCTCCTATAGTCCAGGCTGGAACCACTCTGTGGACGGTAACGCCTCACTGAACCTTCACAGCCCGTGGGCATACCAGTCTCAGGGTGTACTGAGGACCTACCCCATCTGGGGCAGTGTGAAGCTCTACAGAGGAGGAGGGTTTGTGATGGATCTGGGACCAGATTTACTAAATTCCAGACG aTCTCTTCAATACCTGTATGACAACACCTGGTTTGACATGTACACCCAAGCGATCTTTGTTGAGTTCACTGTGTACAACGCCAATGTCAACCTCTTCTGCATTGTTACACTTATGATGGAGACCACAGCCATAG GAGCATTTCAGTTTCGCAGTGAGCTTCAGAGTGTGCGTCTTTACCAGTCCACAGGTGGCCTTATCATCTTTGTCATGGCATCTGAAGTCATCTACTTTCTCTTTATTATCTATTACATGTTTGTTCAG GGAAAACTGATGAAGCAGCAGAAATGGACTTATTTCAAGAGTAAATGGAACCTGCTCGAGTTGGCCATCATTATTCTCAGCTGGAGTGCATTGTCTGTCTTCATCAAGAGGACGTTACTGGGGAAGCGGGATGTGGACTTTTACCAGAACAACAAAGACCG ATTTGCCAGTTTCCATGAAACAGCCAAGGCTGATTCAGTGCTGGGATATCTGATTGCTTTTCTGGTACTGTTGGCTACAGTCAAACTGTGGCACCTGCTGAGACTGAACCCCAAGCTGCACATGATCACAGCCACACTGCAGCGGGCCTGGACTGATATTTCAGGTTTCCTAGTGGTCATGACCATCATGTTCCTGGCCTACTCCATCTCT TCTAACCTTATGTATGGATGGAAGCT
- the bola3 gene encoding bolA-like protein 3 — protein sequence MLSCKRSLGSTIASSLRALRSNEVLISSQVNRFLSTQTDGEVRISKVLKEKFPLASSLKVVDISGGCGAMYEIHIESNEFKGKRTVQQHQLVNQALKDEIQGMHGLRIFTDVPKH from the exons ATGTTGTCGTGTAAACGGAGCTTGGGCAGCACAATAGCGTCTTCTCTCCGGGCTCTTCGCAGCAATGAA GTTTTAATCTCCAGCCAGGTGAACAGATTTCtgtccacacaaacagacgGAGAGGTCCGCATCTCAAAGGTACTGAAGGAGAAGTTCCCTTTAGCTTCGTCGCTCAAAGTTGTGGATATATCGG GTGGTTGTGGGGCCATGTATGAGATCCATATAGAGTCCAATGAGTTCAAAGGAAAAAGGACTGTTCAGCAACACCAGTTGGTCAATCAG GCACTCAAGGACGAGATTCAAGGGATGCATGGACTGCGAATATTTACTGATGTTCCAAAGCATTAG